Within the Mycobacteriales bacterium genome, the region TAAACCGCCACCTCGTATGCGAGTCGCCCAAAGCGGTGGATCCTGCGCTGGCCGATGGTATGCGGCATGTGGAATACTGGTCAAGGTATTCGGTATACCAACTTGTGAGGTCCCATGAGCGCGTTGCAGCCGATCGAGTCGGTCCAACTCGGCGACCGGACGTTCAACTCCATCCGGCAGGCGATCATCAGCGGTGAGCTGGCTCCTGGCCAACCGTTACGTGACCGGGTCCTCGCCCAGACGCTCGGGGTGAGCCGGACGCCGGTCCGCGAGGCGCTGTACCGGCTCGAGCACGGCGCCCTGGTGACGTCGCAGGGTCGCAGTGGCTGGACCGTGGCCGCCTTCACCGAACAAGACATCCGGGAGCTCTTCGAGCTCCGGCGCGCCCTGGAGCCCCTGGGTATCGACAAGTTGGAACGCGACGGCGACGACGGAGCGGTCGACGAGCTGGCCACATTCTTCGGCGAGTTCAGCCATCCGGTGCCGGAGAGCAAGTTCGACGAGTACTTCGTCTGTGACCATGCCTTCCACAAGCGCATCGTCTCCTGCAGCGGAAACGATCGGCTCACCCGGTTCTACGGCGTCATCGAGGATCAGATCGACCGCGGCAGGCACTTCCTGTCCACCACCTCTGTCGGCCGGGTCGACGCGAACCTCGACGAACACCTGGCCATCAGCTCGGCCGTCGCCGATCGAGACTTCGCCAGGGCACGGGCCGAACTCGTCCATCACCTCGACATGGGCGAGCAGCTCATGCTCGACCGCGTGCACCGGCGAACGGAGCGCTCATGACCGATACCGCGTCGAGCCCCGCATCTGTCGCGTCGCCGCCGGGCCGCGCGATTCCGCTGGACACCCTGCGCCGCTTCTGCGCGACGTTGCTGCAGGCAGCCGGTCTTGACCCAGCCACCGCCGATCTGGTCGCCGACTCGTTGTCCGATGCCGAGGCCCGGGGCATCGGGTCGCACGGCGTGCAGCGGACGCGGATATATGTCCAGCGACTCCGCGCGGGTCTCCTCGATGCAACCGCCGTTCCCCGGATCGTGAAGGAGACGCCCAGCAGCGTCCTCCTCGATGCACGCAATGCGATCGGCCACGTCGGAGCTCGGGCCGGGATCGACCTTGCCATCGCGCGAGCGGAGACCGGCGCGGTCTGCGCGGTCGGCGTAAGGAACTCCAACCACTGCGGGACGCTCGCCTTCTACCTACGCCGCGCCACCGAACGCAGTCTTGTCGCGCTGGCGATGTCCAACGCACCACCCACCATGGCCTACCACGGCGGTCGCACCCGTGCCGTCGGTACGAATCCGCTCGCG harbors:
- a CDS encoding GntR family transcriptional regulator: MSALQPIESVQLGDRTFNSIRQAIISGELAPGQPLRDRVLAQTLGVSRTPVREALYRLEHGALVTSQGRSGWTVAAFTEQDIRELFELRRALEPLGIDKLERDGDDGAVDELATFFGEFSHPVPESKFDEYFVCDHAFHKRIVSCSGNDRLTRFYGVIEDQIDRGRHFLSTTSVGRVDANLDEHLAISSAVADRDFARARAELVHHLDMGEQLMLDRVHRRTERS